The DNA region TTTCACTGGAAATCTACATTTTtacacaatgttcacatttctGAGTTGCTTGCCAAACTATTTTGTCACTTTATTATATAACCTTTGTAaatgaaattgtattttatttaaccttATACAAAGTACATTCAAGATACTGGTCATCATATTTGCTCTTTTGTTGAAAAAAACATGTACACTTTTACCTATACAGATATTcgtattaatattatgttttaccagaaacactTCAGTGGCTAAAACTTTGTGAGttacttaataaatatttgaatgtgcaaaatgaatgaatattcatgtgGTATCATTGAAAGATCGAACACACAGAACATTACAAGTAACAAGTTATCTTTATAAGATTTCATGTATGACAAGTTAATATTTACAAGGTGAACTATTAAATACTGCCCTCTATCAGTTTATTAAAttctcatttttatttcatcccAGATGAGCCATAGCCTCCACTTCCACGCACCGTTTCATCCAGCTCCTGCAAAAGGAAAACATGTTTGCTTAGTATAGCACGTTAGAGCAATACTTATATGTCATCGTCATATCTACAAATTGGCCTATTTATATTGGAGTAAATATGCACCATCTTAAAAAGACATGAAAATGGTGATATGACAATGATGACATTTACAATATcgaattattatattgaaagtGACAGTGAAAAAATTACTCGCTCAAATAAAGAACTTTCCTCTTAATGGGGGTGTCCCAACAGAGGGGTTATACTGCAATTGTACTATCATTATATTGTATATGTTGAAAAATAATGATCATGTTAATTTAATGACAGTTCACCTTTAGTGACAGTAACAAATAAATGGGTATTTCTTGTTGAACAAgtgttttttctattttcttttcTCAACTCAACTCACCGTACATTCTTCAAGTTCTGGCATATATATTCTTTCACAAATAAGCTGGGCAATTCTTGTCCCTTTGGTtactagaaaataataaaaataaaatacaatcataatattgttttctttCTAAATGTAATGGAAGTGTGCAGATTAAagtatattgttatattttctttttctctatACTCAAGTTTTGTTATGAAATGAAAGTAGTTTTACAAAAGTGTGTACTGTTACCTTGGTAATCAACATCTGAAAAATTGAACAAAATAACACCAATTTCTCCCCTGTAATCTTGATCTATAACACCagctaaaatatttaaaaaaaaaattattatttaaaaaggtATTCATTTGCTGACAAGGTTGAGTATAATATGGAGCATCGAgctaaataaatgaaatggaTTTGTATTTGCAAGGTAAGCTACATTTGTAGTAgtgtacagttttttttaaaaagtactactaaattacaataaattaacataCCACCAACATCAATGAAATGTTTATTTGCTAATCCAGACCGAGGAGCTACTCTTCCGTAGCAATTTTCTGGTAGCGCAACTTTAATTCCGGTGTCAACCTTGTTTTTTCCTTTAGCTGGTATAACAATGTCAACGGCACTGTGAAAACAAAAAGATTATGCAATATGAAATTTTATATATtacggtatataaaaatattcattacaCTTAAAAAAAGATAGTAttcaaatgtaaattaaaactacaataaatatttattattatttttaatagattaggcataaattattattaatgaatatataaaataatgtttatgtaatataaaaatcttaatcttttttttttctcggaCTGTTATGTCATAAattcat from Antedon mediterranea chromosome 2, ecAntMedi1.1, whole genome shotgun sequence includes:
- the LOC140039993 gene encoding uncharacterized protein isoform X2 translates to MAPNSPMKRLHVDDSAAAGDSASKERIVLKFLKCRDGAHAPTRGSAKAAGFDLYSAVDIVIPAKGKNKVDTGIKVALPENCYGRVAPRSGLANKHFIDVGAGVIDQDYRGEIGVILFNFSDVDYQVTKGTRIAQLICERIYMPELEECTELDETVRGSGGYGSSGMK
- the LOC140039993 gene encoding uncharacterized protein isoform X1, which gives rise to MFLTLRKFLSLLPVQVNKFAPNSFFLPPAQLLRGLHQFDSVKKVERKQIIILSRKLEMAPNSPMKRLHVDDSAAAGDSASKERIVLKFLKCRDGAHAPTRGSAKAAGFDLYSAVDIVIPAKGKNKVDTGIKVALPENCYGRVAPRSGLANKHFIDVGAGVIDQDYRGEIGVILFNFSDVDYQVTKGTRIAQLICERIYMPELEECTELDETVRGSGGYGSSGMK